DNA sequence from the Oncorhynchus clarkii lewisi isolate Uvic-CL-2024 chromosome 24, UVic_Ocla_1.0, whole genome shotgun sequence genome:
TTAATACCCGCAGGtgtccttttggtaggccgtcattgtaaatattttgttcttaactgacttgcctagttaaataaaatgtggaGTCGCTTCATGACAATTTGCAAAGTTAAGTGGTTGGTACTTCTGTGGCCAACTAGCATATTAAAATGACTGTCAAACCCGTACCTCCAAACCTGAATAGCGGTGGATGACGACTTCCCACCGGATGACTCCCACCTCACAGCTAGAAGCTATTTCAGTCTGACTGGATGATCTTCAGTTTCTACTGTCTCGGTCTAACCCATGTATCGGTTTGTAGGGCACTACAATTATTGGCACTTGAATAAGGCTGGTTGACTGAGATGAACAACACAGACCCACATGAGAATTGTTCCAGGACAATAATTAATTCAAATGGGGATGCAATATACAGGGCTGCTTGGGGGTCCTGATTCTTACCACCAAGTGGAAGAAAAGTGTCCCTCCTTACAGAATTGACATGTTAATGTCCTACACATTTCATGAAATTCTACATggtttgccatggggcagagcaAAATTTTTTCTTttatgttgcagttttaaagcaaatttcctgcaattctacacattttgccttgGCTGAGTGACTAAGTCAATGGCAGTgcaggtcagggcccctgggcatgtgTCCTGCGTGCCTGTGTGATATTCGGACAGGATTACTACAGGTTATGCCTTATACCAGCCCTGGTTACAAAATGACTAAAGAGTGGTTTTCCTGGGACAGGTTTCCCAACTATAGTATAATGCAGTCGGTTGGGCTGGTGCAGTGCAATTGCCTGAAATGTAACAGAACAAATAAATCTAGGAAACAGTAAAAGCTCCAACTACCAGAGATCAAGACTACTAGTACTGTATTACATTGATACTGTGGGGGTTTGAAGAGCCTACTCATTTTGGTGGCAGGTTGCACTGAACTAATTGTACAAGAGCAGTTTGTTCAATTGGCACCTCAGGCTAGATTGCACCGCTCACGTGATGCTGCCCAACACCTGAGTAACACTATTCTAGTTGAAATAATATCATGGCGGTCTGACCAGGTCTAGAATGATATTTCGCTTATTAAAGGTGTTGATTAATTTGGATTTATCACGAAATTTGGGCTACAGGTGTTAACTTCCTATTTGTGCGGCACTGTTGACAATAGACAGCGTGTAACATAGTAGCCTATAACATGGACTTCGTTCACACTCCTAATATTTCTGGCATAAATCATATcttaacaaaataaaacaaaagcattttaaaaacGCTGCCGGAAGTATTTGCTTTTGGAAGAAAACAGTGATGCCAGTATAGGCTGGAAATTAAAACCGAGTCAAAATTCGCCCAAGGCCGAAAAATGGCAAAAGAACGTTAGCTAAACTGGAACACTAGCGCGAGCCGATAGCAAATGAATGGAATCGAAGCGTCTGACTGAAGTGACGCTTAGAATTCAATTTCGCCTAAATAGCAACAAATAATGTATACATTATTTTACCACTCCAATCTGTTCTTTGGACGAAACTGAAAAATAACTCGTGTAGAAAGTCAACACCCGCACCTTGATGGTCCCAAGTGTGCTTATGTCTGCATATCGAGGTAGGGAAAAAGTCAACTTCACCATTTCTGGTCGAGCGATCGATGACAGCAAGAGTACGCTGACAAACTTTAATTATAAATAAATTATCCTGATTAAAAATGGTGTCCGACTtcaaaaaatatacatttcccTATAGTAAACAATGGGATCTCAAAATTGCACGAGGAAATGCGTTTACATTTGAACTACCAACGTGGGCAggtctcattgccaacaatagcAAAGCAGACATTGTGACGTAGAACAATAAACTGGGAATAGAACGTTCCGAAGGCGAGTTGGTGCCACggtgctcaatagaactaataggagctggcatGGTTATAAATTCCCTAAAATAAGGCAGGTTTTTTCGTGATTTACTTCCAACTACGGCAAGCAGCTGAGACATATGGTGATATTATGAAACTGGCCTCCACGGCGGATGCAAAATGTAGTGTTTCCAGCGTACATATCTGCCTGACACAGCTGgttatttgggctgcatttcAACGAGGTTACTGTCCATTTTTAATCAAACTCAAAACTGTTTCAAACTTAGATACTTTCACAAAGTACAGTAGGTAATTTTAAAACACTCACCGATGCCCGTACTTCGTGAATACGTGCGTTCCGTCCTCGGTTTGGTCCCTGACTATAGTATCTCAGTGCGCATGCGAATTACCCAATGGCTTGACGATCCTAATCTTGAGAAAACGTACACTAAAAATGTAGAAATCAATCAATCCATCCGCCATCACTAACACAATGGAAAATCTATTATTTTGAATAGCATGAGCGACCGAGGAAAATCAATGCAGGCcttagggatggaggtgtgagcaTGCGGGTCTGGGTAGATGAGATGTTTGTAGTAAAATAGTAAAATATATACACTAATGCGTAACTTCTTTCACCATAGCACTGCATTAAGGACGTTTATTTTTGACAAAGATATTGAAATGCTGCAAATGCCAAATGCTGATCCTCAATGAAATAAAGGCAACAACACAAAATGACAGACCATACCTGTAGGTTtcactatttatttttttgaagaCAACCTAGCCTGTAGATCTAACTCAACAGGATAACCAACTTAttccattccatttttttttttgaaaccACATCTTTGCTAACAAGGAATGCTGCtgctgctaaaaaaaaaaaaactatgttCAACAGAAGGGGAAGATGGTGCACCTAATGGTAAAGAGGGGGAAGGAGCAAGGGGTTGGGAGGTACTGCAAACTTGTTCATGAGTTTTAGATTAAGGAATACGACTCAACATGTATCATTGAGACACCTTGTCGAGGCTTGGGGGTCCAATCCCCGATACTTACCTTTCCCCAACTCAGGGGTGCCTCAACATCAGAGGCAGAACAATTATTGCCCCCCTTAAAAAAAAATTCTCACTCACTAAAATGGCTCAACATGAGTTTATCATGGCTACAACTGAATATAAAACAAAGATTGTGGTTGGATGATGCATATTGTTGGTGTTAGCAGGTATGATTTTGAGAGTCTAACCACACCTTTTGAACAACTTCAGCCCTCTCACTCTGCAGTACATGTGCAAAACTGTTCAGATTAATCTTCAAATCAGAAATTTAGGtcagtaggggagggggagacatgTAACATTTAAAACAGCACAGTttacaaaaaaaattaaatgaCACTGTGTAAACAGcctaaagaaacaaaaaaaaatgttttaattaacTGTGCTATAGTTTAGTACATGCAAAGGTTATGAATCGATGTTACATAACTGCCATTTTTCATTCCCCCTTATGTTAAGTCAAAGCTCAAAGCTATGGCAACAATACTGCAAAGCAGTGATTTCTGCTTCAAGAGAAATAAAAAACATCAAATCATGCTAGGGGAGTATATAAGTCATTTGGTTGACAATAGTCATGTCAGAATTTCACAGCATCAAACCCATATCTGGTGCAAAGGTATGGTTATTGTGGGAAGGTGGAATATGATCCTTATCACCATAAGCAATGAAAGTAAAagcaggaaaaaaaaaaaaaaattgtacactGGATGCAAAAAGAAAAGCCACCAAATGCATCTGAATACAATGCACCCACTGCTCCACCTGCCAAAAGCATTGTCCAGTGTTAATTAATACTAACTTAACAATCAAAACCCTTATGatgatgtcttttttttttttttttcaaagttcTTCTTTTCAGGGATTTGTATCTGCCTCTTAAGGCAGAATTTCTTCTGGTATTTTCCTTCGTTTGCGTTTCTTGGTTTTGTTACTcttatgtatttttttctctctgcatgcGTTCACATCCAGTCTTCTTGCACTCTccagacacgcgcacacaccaCTCGTCCATTCTCTCGCACAAGCGCAGCTGGACTCTGGCCCTGCCCACCTCCGCGGGGGGGGAGACGCCCCATCGAGGGCCTCTGGTTGGAGGAGATGAACCTGGCTCCTCAGCACTGAGTCCAGACATTCATACACAATGGGTCCATTCACACACGTCTGATGGCGTGGCCGATTTGGGGATGGGCGCACAGGTGGTGCCCCCTCCGGTCGGAGGACCGCAGAATTGTCATATGGTTCATCTTATGCTTGTTTTGTTGGTTTTCCTTTTGTGTTTTTGTGATTTGTTGCCTCAATTTCTTGATTTTGATGTATTTGGTTCTCCCCGGGCTGACACCGCATTTTTGTTGTCATTGTAGTAGTTTTCCGTTTTAGTCGACAGCTCCAATAACATGGAAGTTACTTGGCGTGTCTCAACGCATTCGATGtagatgtttgtttttttgcaacATGTAGCCACTCACTCACTCGCACCCACTCGCCATCTCAAACTTCATTTGGGCTGGTTCCCCCGGAATGCCAAACGAAATCCACACATTTTCTCAGATAAGATACAGCCACGGATCCCACGAGCCAAGCACAATGGATCTAATTTCTCTCacactctttcgctctctttttctcctaaTTTGTTTTATGTTGAACAGAGTGCTGCATCGCAAACAAATCTCCAGACTCCCGAGATGCCTTCTAGAACTGGAACCCCTCTGTTGGCACGTTGGTGGAGGAATTGAAGCCGTACGTTCCCCCCTGGATCGCCTCCGGAACCAGGCTGGAGTCTTCGTCAATCTGAACATCAGACAATAAGTTAATCATCTATACCAATAAGACATTCCCCACAATGGAGTATAGAGTACCTTCCCCAACCAAGACATGACCATATCAGTGAACTGACTTACATCATCAGATGAGAAGAACTGATCAATAATTTCATACGCCAGTTTATAGATATCTTCATTCTCATGATTCTGGAGCTGCTCCACCTTCTCCAGACCTGAGGGGCAGGAAAGAGAGATGGTTCAAGTCAAATCTACACAGCCACTGAGATACAAACACTATACTTCAACATAATTGTTCCTACCTACTGTTTATGTTTGAAAGGTAACTGTGGGCTGGGCACTCACCTCCACACTCCTCGATGAGGTTGGCGATGGTCTCGGCCTCGTCGTCGGCCATCTTGAGGATGTTGCTGAGTCCGTCCAGGACCACCTGCACCACCTGAGCATCCTTCACTGTCAGCAGGTTACAGAAGGGAGGGATCACCTGCTGCTGGATCAGGTACGCCACCTACAGGACCGGAGGAGAAGGGTCAGCTTTAGGgtttacaaaatacatttttacaaagtGGCAATTTGAGTGTATGTCTGGATGTCAGGTGAGGTATGTGGTAAAGCAGGTAGGCATCAGTTGAGCTCACCTGGTCCTTCCTCCCGCTAATTGTCAGGTTGCTGATGGCCCAGGCTGCTTCTTTCTGTGTTCCAAAGTCTCCCTGCAAAaacatttgtattaatttgtcaTTTTGTGTGACAGAAAGCACTGATGAAGTGATGAATGAAGCCGTGAAAGTGATGACAGACCTTGTCCAGAAGGTGGATGATCATGGGTACCAGGTTGGCGTCGATGACGGCCTGCACCTGCTGCTGGTTGCCTGCTGTGATGTTGGACAGGAACCACACTGCCTCCTGCAGGATGGGAGAACAGCAGTACTCAGTCTgactactcattcaagtgttgtGTGATAGAGCCAGGGCTTACAGAGACTGAATAAGCagtcagtgtgtgcatgtgtcaggAGGACTGCAGACATGGTGATTAGTTCCCATGTGGAATTCAAAGGAGTGCGGACTGAGCTAGATCAGACTCCAGGGGCCCGCTCAGAGCTGAGGGGTGCTGGAGGCGGGGCAGGGGCGGTCGTGAGGCCCTAATCATTGGATCAGTCACTGAGGGAGGGACCTCTGAGTGACAGGCCTCAGATGCACTCCGATATCAGCAGAGACCAATGGGTCTTCAACGCCCACTATCCTCCACCCAGAAATACTACACACGCACTCACATCTCATACTCTACCCACTATCCCAGACCACCCCAAAATCTACTTAAACTGCAATTTCCATCAGCTTCTTGATCCAGGTCTTCCATGATGTGAGTACCTAACTAATAGTTGTATCCCCATTCACCGTGATTCATATAGCATTCACACTAGCACCATGTCTCTGATATCATCACGTCTAGCATGATCAGTCCCACTGACACACCTGCTATGCTGTGGCAAGGTGAAGCAGTGCGGAGTGGATGTTTTacggtgtgtgttaccttgttGATCTTCTCCTTggggtgtgtgaggagagaggggaagtgtCCCAAGGCGTCACAATTGAGCACCACCTGGGTCTGTTCATCTGTTCCAGTCACTATGTTGCCCACCGCCCGCAGAGCAGCAGtctagaaaaacacacacacaatcgaaGTTTCACATAAGTCAATGCAAACAACTCCAAGCATCAATGAACATTCATGCAACGAACTATAGTAAGCAAACCAACCAATAAATGCAACCGCCACCCAAAGAATGACTTGAGTATGAATATCAGCACAGTAAGCACCAGACTGGGGATCATGGCCAGGAGTAAGACCCATTCAAGTCCTGAGCAGTATCATCTAGGGCCAACTTACCTAATCCACCATAGTAACTGTCttacaccccccccacccccaacagGCCAGACAGGAATCAGTCTCCAGTCAAAACACCGCAGCTCAGGACAAGAGCTCTTTTCCTAACACTTGCCCTTCCCCCCAAACATAACTTCATCTTGCCACCACAGTGCACAGGTCTCCAAGTACTTGACCACCCCTAGCCACGACCGTCAGTGTTTGCAGACCTGAAGGAAACTGATATGGATAAGTAATATGACACTCTACCCATCATTCTAATGAGCATAGAGAAGCCACCTCCATATTGCTTACACACCCATCTGATTCCATCACATCTGTAAAAACAGCTATGGTAGGGCAAAGGCTCAGTCCTTACAAAAGCAACCATTCCATTTGGTGTGCATCGGTCTTCCTGAGCCCCACTGAGTAGGATGAAGctgcccctagatgctgatctacGGACAGTTTTGTAGTTAACGATGGGATTTGGGGGGgctaagctgatcctagatctgtgtctcCGTACCTGGACTTTGACCTCCTGGTGGCTAAGCAGGGGCACCAGGTTGGGAACGATGCCTGAGTCGATGACCATCTGAATCTGCTCGTTGCCAGCGTCCGTCAGGTAGGACAGAGCCCACACCGTGTCCACCAGGATCTACAGGGGTCAAAGGTCCCAAAAACCAAATATTCACTCATTCATCAACACATGGATCATATACCAATATCTGTTTGTGGCTATTAAATGGGGAGAAAAAAATCAATATTATCAATGTTTACTATTCGGGTTGTCTCTTTCTGGATACCATCATGGAATCAGGAATACTCACATTAACATCAGTGTGGTGGATCAGCACACAGAGAGCTGGAAGAATCTGAGAGAGgaaaaaaggagggagagagcaagatagTCAATGAGGGAGATGCCAACAAAATGACAGGAATAGGATATTCCCACTATGGATGTGACAACTGGACAATTTTTAAAACAGCCCTGTGAATTCACAATGCGGCTGTGCTGCTGCCAGCAACGGTTTTCAGAGCATCCCCTTCAGATGGTTAGCATTgcacctgtactaccattactgtacctctCAGAAAGTTGGCCTTCACTTCTCATTTAACTTGtcaaagttggaagtttacatacaccttagccaaatacatttaaactcagtttcacaattcctgacatttaatcctagtaaaaatgtcttaggtcagttaggatcaccacttcattttaagaatgtgaaatgtcagaataatagcagaggaTGAtgtatttcaacttttattttctttcatcacattcccagtgggtcagaagtttacataccttcaattagtatttggtagcattgcctttaaattgtttaacttgggtcaaatgttttgggtagccttccacaagcttcccgcaataagttgggtgaattttggcccattcctcctgacagagctggtgtaaccgagtcaggtttgttggcctccttgctcgcacatgctttttcagttctgcccacaaattttctataggattgaggtcagggctttgtgatggccactccaataccttgactttgttgacctttttgctacaactttggaagtatgcttggggtcattgtccatttggaagacacatttgcaaccaagctaacttcctgactgatgtcttgagatgttgcttcaatatatccacatagttttccaTCCTCActatgccatccattttgtgaagtgcaccagtccctcctgcagcaaagcactcccacaacatgatgctgccacccccgtgcttcacagttgggatgtatgttcttcagcttgcaagactCACCCTTTCCCACCAAacaaaacaatggtcattatggacaaacaattctatttttgtttcatcagaccagaggacagttctccaaaaagtacgatctttgcccccatgtgcagttgcaaaccgtagtctggcatttttatggcggttttggagcagtggcttcttccttgctgagtgacctttcaggttatgttgatataggacttgttttactgtggatatagatactttacctgtttcctccagcatcttctcaaggtcctttgctgttgttctgggattgatttgcacttttcgcaccaaagtatgttcctctctaggagacagaacatgtctccttcctgagcggtatgacggctgcatggttccatggtgtttatacttgcgtactattgtttgtacagatgaacgtggtaccttcaggcatttggaaattgctcccaaggatgaaccagacttgtggaggtctacaatttttgggcTGGTGTcttgattttaccatgatgtcaagcaaagaggcactgagtttgaaggtaggtcttgaaatatatccataggtacacctccaattgactcaaatgatgtcaattagcctatcagaagcttctaaagccatgtcaacttagtgtatgtaaacttctgacccactggaattgtgaattgtaagtgaaataatccatctgtaaacaattgttggaaaaattacttgtcatgcacaatgtagatgtcctaactgacttgccaaaactatagtttgttaacaagaaatttgtggagtggttgaaaaatgagttttaatgacttcaacctaagtgtatgtaaacttctgacttcaactgctgTTGCTTGCCTTTCTCTGACATTTTCCCAACTGTTAACGATGACGACGTAGTGGTGGCGAGTCAACTCCAAAATAATTGATTCCAACTCCTTGTACGTTGACTCCCATTTCCGAGTGTCAAGATTAGATTCCACTAGGAAATCGACTCCTAAGATTCAGTATTTTTGGAACGGCGGAGACTTATTAGTTGCTGTATTTCCAAGGACACAAACAAGAGCTAGCGAGGGATGGAAAGAAAGGGGAGGGGCACAGTTTAGGCAGGTCAGGCAGACAGAGTCAGAACCATGCACTAGGCCCATCTATCAGCAAGCTGTATCTCACAATGTTTGGGGCTTGCCATGTCTCGCAACTTCAGTAAAGCAGGGCCTATCATCACTGAATAGATTAGGATATTGAGATGGAACACTTCGCTCTCTGACAGCCACACACAGTATCTGCGTGGGTTCACTTCACGCCATTCACAGGGTGGTAGCTCGGGCACCAAAACAGTGGAGAAGTTGAGCCTCAAGCTAAAATTGACACTCGCCTTTATAGCCCATCATCTAGTTAGGCTATAACACTGAAAATAAtgttttgtgataactgcactgCGATTGTTTTCGGTTAAGGATCCCAATTTCCCACGCCTTTTTTCTAAGGGGCTTATGGCAGTTTAGAGACATGGTCCAGTATTATTCAGCAGTGGTGCCTCTTCCACAGACATGCCTCTCTGAGCACTAAATCAGCCCTCATTTCCCCAGCTTAGGAGCACACCTGCTGGGTACTGACTaatcctgctctctccctccctccattcatccCACTGACAACCAGCCAACTACTGATCAATTCCTCCATCTCTCACATGAGGGGAGAGTGACATTGGCAGGAAACAGGAATGTACAGCAGGAGCTaggaggacagacaga
Encoded proteins:
- the LOC139382391 gene encoding importin subunit alpha-3; amino-acid sequence: MADNEKLDNQRLKNFKNKGRDLETMRRQRTEVVVELRKNKRDEHLLKRRNVPHEDICEDSDADGDFRSQNTSLEAIVQNATSDNQGVQLSAVQAARKLLSSDRNPPIDDLIKSGILPILVHCLDRDDNPSLQFEAAWALTNIASGTSEQTQAVVQSNAVPLFLRLLHSPHQNVCEQAVWALGNIIGDGPQCRDYVISLGVVKPLLSFISPSIPITFLRNVTWVMVNLCRHKDPPPPMETIQEILPALCVLIHHTDVNILVDTVWALSYLTDAGNEQIQMVIDSGIVPNLVPLLSHQEVKVQTAALRAVGNIVTGTDEQTQVVLNCDALGHFPSLLTHPKEKINKEAVWFLSNITAGNQQQVQAVIDANLVPMIIHLLDKGDFGTQKEAAWAISNLTISGRKDQVAYLIQQQVIPPFCNLLTVKDAQVVQVVLDGLSNILKMADDEAETIANLIEECGGLEKVEQLQNHENEDIYKLAYEIIDQFFSSDDIDEDSSLVPEAIQGGTYGFNSSTNVPTEGFQF